A genomic region of Salvelinus namaycush isolate Seneca chromosome 7, SaNama_1.0, whole genome shotgun sequence contains the following coding sequences:
- the LOC120050807 gene encoding excitatory amino acid transporter 5-like, with the protein MECIKHIIKSMVSVKVWAYIKGYCKRNGLLTLSVIAVVSGCVLGFSLRSFNLSTQAKIYFSFPGELLMRMLKMLILPLITSSLMSGLSAMDTKASGRLGVLTITYYLWTTFIAVIVGIILVLVIHPGTGTEKDGHRGGSGPVMTSADALLDLIRNMIPSNLIEATFQQYRTDLVPIVASSLVESQANYVYVMPDHNNPQLGHPVFLEITPAPDIKYKIVPGHSSGMNVLGIVIFSATMGLLLGKMGERGAPLVNVCQCVNECVMKIINAAMWYFPFGIVFLVAGKILDMHDPAHLGEKLGMYFITVLAGLFVHGLILLPLFYFVITRKNPFTYIRGLLQALVIALATSSSSATLPITMKCLLENCGVDRQIARFVLPVGATINMDGTALYEAVAAIFIAQVNEYELDFGQLVTISITATAASIGAAGIPQAGLVTMVIVLTSVGLPPADITLIVAIDWVLDRFRTMINVLGDALAAGIMCHLCKKDFERRESNANSARRDTVISFGGQSVQSCALSEAPLMDYAHRCDYVYEVEGDCVTERSGPTYNLCQV; encoded by the exons ATGGAGTGTATAAAGCACATTATAAAGAGCATGGTCTCTGTGAAGGTTTGGGCGTACATCAAGGGCTACTGTAAACGCAACGGGCTGCTGACGCTCTCGGTCATCGCCGTGGTTTCCGGCTGTGTGCTCGGCTTCTCCCTCCGCAGCTTCAACCTCTCCACGCAG GCTAAGATCTACTTCTCGTTCCCTGGAGAACTGCTGATGAGGATGTTGAAGATGCTGATCCTGCCTCTCATCACGTCCAG TCTGATGTCGGGGCTGTCAGCCATGGACACTAAGGCCAGCGGGCGGCTGGGGGTGCTAACCATTACTTACTACCTGTGGACCACCTTCATCGCTGTCATCGTCGGAATCATCCTGGTGCTGGTCATCCACCCTGGTACGGGCACAGAGAAGGACGGGCACAGAGGAGGGTCAGGGCCCGTTATGACTTCTGCTGACGCTCTGCTGGACCTCATCAG GAACATGATTCCCTCCAATCTGATAGAGGCAACATTTCAACAGTACCGTACAGACCTGGTGCCCATAGTGGCCTCCAGTTTGGTGGAGTCCCAGGCCAACTACGTCTACGTGATGCCCGACCACAACAACCCTCAGCTGGGCCACCCTGTCTTCCTGGAGATCACCCCAGCTCCAGACATCAAGTACAAGATCGTCCCTGGCCACAGCTCTGGCATGAACGTACTGGGGATTGTCATCTTCTCTGCTACTatgg GCCTGCTCCTGGGGAAGATGGGCGAGAGAGGCGCTCCATTGGTcaatgtgtgtcagtgtgtcaacGAGTGTGTTATGAAGATCATCAATGCTGCCATGTG GTATTTCCCTTTCGGCATTGTGTTCCTGGTAGCAGGGAAGATCCTGGACATGCATGACCCCGCCCACCTGGGAGAGAAGCTGGGGATGTACTTCATCACAGTGTTAGCCGGCCTGTTTGTCCACGGACTCATCCTGCTGCCGCTCTTCTACTTTGTAATCACACGCAAAAACCCCTTCACCTACATCAGAGGCCTGTTACAGGCTCTGGTCATCGCCCTGGCAACCTCCTCCAGTTCTGCCACCCTGCCCATCACCATGAAGTGTCTATTGGAGAACTGTGGAGTGGACAGACAGATCGCGAGGTTTGTCCTTCCAGTGGGCGCCACCATCAACATGGACGGGACAGCCCTCTACGAGGCCGTGGCAGCCATTTTCATCGCTCAGGTCAACGAGTACGAACTGGACTTTGGTCAGCTAGTCACCATCAG TATCACAGCGACAGCGGCCAGTATCGGGGCTGCTGGGATTCCGCAGGCAGGCCTGGTTACCATGGTGATCGTCTTGACCTCTGTGGGGCTTCCTCCCGCTGACATCACACTGATCGTGGCCATTGACTGGGTCCT GGATCGTTTCCGGACCATGATCAATGTGTTGGGAGACGCCTTGGCTGCAGGCATCATGTGTCACCTCTGTAAGAAGGACTTTGAGAGGAGGGAGTCAAATGCTAACTCTGCCCGG AGGGACACCGTGATCTCCTTCGGTGGCCAGAGTGTCCAGAGTTGTGCCCTGTCCGAGGCTCCTCTCATGGACTATGCCCATCGCTGTGACTATGTCTACGAGGTGGAAGGTGACTGTGTCACAGAGAGATCTGGCCCCACTTACAACCTGTGTCAGGTTTAG